Proteins encoded by one window of Bacteroidota bacterium:
- the fabG gene encoding 3-oxoacyl-[acyl-carrier-protein] reductase, with protein MMLLENKTALITGASRGIGEAIAIKFAEAGANVAFTYLSSEEKAIALENKLNALGIKAKGYKSNAGIYADAEKLIADVLTDFGALDVVVNNAGITKDNLMLRMSEEDWDAVIDINLKSVFNITKFAIKPMMKARKGSIINISSIVGLIGQGGQANYSASKAGILGFTKSIAKELGSRNIRCNAIAPGFIETDMTGELSEELKQTYFKSIPLGRFGQGSEVADVAVFLASDMSSYVTGQTISVCGALHT; from the coding sequence ATGATGTTATTAGAAAACAAAACCGCTCTCATCACAGGTGCCTCCCGCGGAATTGGCGAAGCAATTGCAATAAAATTTGCGGAAGCAGGTGCGAATGTGGCATTTACTTATTTAAGCAGTGAAGAAAAAGCAATTGCGTTGGAAAATAAATTAAATGCGCTTGGAATAAAAGCAAAGGGATATAAAAGTAATGCAGGCATTTATGCAGATGCGGAAAAATTAATTGCGGATGTTTTAACTGATTTCGGAGCGTTGGATGTTGTTGTAAATAATGCCGGTATCACCAAAGATAATTTAATGTTGCGCATGAGTGAGGAAGATTGGGATGCTGTAATTGATATTAATCTTAAATCAGTATTTAATATTACCAAGTTTGCCATCAAACCCATGATGAAAGCGCGTAAAGGTTCTATAATTAATATTTCTTCTATAGTTGGATTAATTGGTCAGGGAGGACAAGCGAATTATTCCGCTTCTAAAGCGGGAATTTTAGGTTTCACAAAATCAATTGCCAAAGAATTAGGATCGCGCAATATCCGTTGCAATGCAATTGCCCCGGGATTTATTGAAACTGATATGACGGGAGAATTATCGGAGGAATTAAAACAAACGTATTTTAAATCCATTCCTCTGGGTCGTTTCGGACAAGGCTCGGAAGTTGCAGATGTTGCTGTTTTTCTTGCAAGCGATATGAGTAGTTATGTTACGGGGCAAACGATTAGTGTTTGTGGGGCATTACATACTTAA